CCGAAGATCACGTCCGCCACGCGCTCGCGCGGGACCTCTCGGCACATCCGGCCGATGACGACCGCCAGCTCGGCCTCGTGGTGCAGTTCCTCGGAGAACGACGGGTACTGGATGTCGTCGCCGTGGCCGATCACCGAGGTGGACGGCTTGAAGAAGGCGAACGGGGCGTCGGGGACCTCGTTGCCCAGTTCGCGCGCGTGCTCGGCGTAGTTGCGGCCGAAGGCGACGATCTTGTTGGGCAGCACGGGCGGCAGGAGCCGGACCTTGCTCAGCGGCACCTTGGTGCCGGAGAGCTCGAAGTCCGCGAACGGGATGCCCTTGATGATGTCGAGGACGAGCTCGTCCGGCTCGGCCCCCTCGACCGCGCCGAAGGCGACGTTGCCGTCGATGGAGAACCTGGCGATGCGCACGGGTTGGTTGGCCCCTTGACTGAGCTGGCTGGAGTGTGACGGTCCAGGCTAACGCGGAAGGGCGTCCCCGGCCGGGGACGCCCTTGACATCCGTGGGCGGCCGGCTTGAGCATTCGGCGGCCGCCGCCCGTATGTGATCGCGGAGATCGGGGATGATCTCCTGGATCCCTGGATCTACTCCGCGACGGAGGCGGCGAGCGGCGCCTCCATGAGGACGGTGCGCTTGGGGTTGGCAGTCTGGGCAGGGAGATCGACGGAGTGCTCCTGCTGCTCCGGGAGCTGCAGTTCGTCGGCGTCCTT
The window above is part of the Streptomyces sp. NBC_00425 genome. Proteins encoded here:
- a CDS encoding fumarylacetoacetate hydrolase family protein; translated protein: MRIARFSIDGNVAFGAVEGAEPDELVLDIIKGIPFADFELSGTKVPLSKVRLLPPVLPNKIVAFGRNYAEHARELGNEVPDAPFAFFKPSTSVIGHGDDIQYPSFSEELHHEAELAVVIGRMCREVPRERVADVIFGYTCANDVTARDVQRREKQWARAKGFDTSCPLGPWVETGLDLATASDLTIQLTVDGGQRQLGRTSEMIHSIADLIVNITEAMTLLPGDVILTGTPAGVGPLAVGDEVAVTIEGIGTLTNKVVKRG